A genomic window from Punica granatum isolate Tunisia-2019 chromosome 2, ASM765513v2, whole genome shotgun sequence includes:
- the LOC116195599 gene encoding alpha/beta hydrolase domain-containing protein 17B codes for MGNVTSSVAAKFAFFPPDPPTYDVFREGGEDGEEGKLVFSGVTADKNMEVHLLDTKGGNKIVATFWKHPFARFTLLYSHGNAADLGQMQELFIELRAHLRVNIMSYDYSGYGASSGKPSEFNTYYDIEAVYNCLKREYGVKQEDLILYGQSVGSGPTLHLAAKLQRLRGVVLHSAILSGIRVLYPVKMTLWFDIFKNIDKIRHVNCPVLVIHGTDDEIVDWSHGKRLWELSKEKYDPLWVKGGNHCNLETYPEYIKHLRKYINAMEKLSATQPAKPQMTNTPSLTETRHNKCLRFGIR; via the exons ATGGGCAATGTGACTTCGAGCGTGGCGGCGAAATTCGCGTTCTTCCCGCCGGACCCGCCGACGTACGATGTGTTCAGGGAAGGAGGGGAAGACGGGGAGGAGGGGAAGCTGGTGTTCTCCGGGGTGACGGCTGACAAGAACATGGAAGTCCATTTGCTCGACACCAAGGGCGGGAACAAGATTGTCGCCACCTTCTGGAAGCACCCTTTTGCGAGGTTCACGCTCCTCTACTCCCATGGCAACGCCGCCGATTTGGGGCAGATGCAGGAGCTCTTCATTGAGCTCAGAGCCCACCTCAGGGTCAATATCATGAG CTATGATTACTCAGGTTATGGAGCATCCTCTGGCAAG CCATCTGAGTTCAACACATACTATGATATAGAAGCCGTATACAATTGCTTAAAGAGAGAGTACGGAGTTAAACAGGAGGATCTCATACTATACGGCCAGTCTGTTGGGAGCGGGCCCACACTTCACTTGGCCGCTAAGCTTCAGAGACTAAGGGGAGTAGTTCTTCACAGCGCGATCCTGTCAGGGATCCGGGTCTTGTATCCTGTCAAGATGACACTTTGGTTTGATATTTTTAAG AATATAGACAAGATCAGACATGTGAACTGCCCCGTTCTTGTTATACAT GGAACGGATGATGAGATCGTCGACTGGTCCCATGGGAAGCGACTGTGGGAgctctccaaggagaagtatgACCCATTATGGGTAAAAGGTGGGAACCACTGCAACCTTGAGACATATCCAGAGTACATAAAGCACCTCCGAAAGTACATCAATGCAATGGAGAAGCTCTCCGCCACGCAACCTGCCAAGCCCCAAATGACTAATACCCCCAGCCTCACTGAGACCCGACATAACAAGTGCCTCAGATTCGGGATAAGGTAG
- the LOC116195600 gene encoding uncharacterized protein LOC116195600 — protein sequence MTRRAGACLRCCLVVFAVISALGVCGPALYWKLKKGMVLSDSKLSCPPCVCNCPPPLSLLKLAPGLANLSVTDCGSNDPDLKQEMEKQFTDLLAEELKLQEAVAEEHTRHMNVTFAEAKRVASQYQREAEKCNAATEICEEVRERAEALLIKERKVTMMWEKRARQMGWEGE from the exons ATGACAAGAAGAGCTGGGGCATGTCTCAGGTGTTGCCTGGTGGTGTTTGCGGTGATCTCGGCTCTGGGGGTGTGCGGCCCTGCCCTGTATTGGAAGCTCAAGAAGGGCATGGTGCTCTCTGATTCGAAGCTCTCATGCCCTCCTTGCGTCTGCAACTGCCctcctcccctctctctcctcaaGCTTGCTCCCG GACTAGCAAACCTCTCGGTCACAG ATTGTGGGAGCAATGATCCCGATCTCAAGCAGGAAATGGAGAAGCAATTCACTGATCTTCTGGCAGAGGAGCTGAAGCTCCAAGAGGCGGTTGCAGAGGAGCACACCCGCCACATGAACGTAACCTTTGCAGAGGCCAAAAGGGTTGCCTCCCAGTACCAGAGGGAGGCTGAGAAGTGCAATGCAGCCACAGAGATCTGCGAGGAGGTCCGGGAACGGGCAGAGGCCCTTCTGATCAAGGAGAGGAAGGTGACAATGATGTGGGAGAAGCGGGCCCGACAAATGGGCTGGGAAGGGGAATAA